In the Bacillus sp. HSf4 genome, GACTGTCGCGAGCGAATTGGGGATGAGCGATCGTACCTTGCAGCGTCGGCTTACAGACGAAGGCACAAGCTTCAAACAGCTGTTGACACATGTCCGTCACGAGCAGGCTCGAGAGTACTTGGCAGACCCCTTGCTTGATATTAAAGAAGTGGCCTTCCTGATTGGCTATGAAGACCAAAACTCGTTCTACCGCGCCTTTCGCCTTTGGGAAGGTGAGACTCCTGCAAATTGGCGTACTGAACACTTAGGTGCAAACTCGGATAAATGAACATTGTCTTAAACGTAAATTTTTCAACACGATAAAAGGAGAACTCGATAATGGATATGGGATTAAGCAATAAAACAGCTTTAGTTACTGGATCAACGAAAGGCATCGGTAAAGCTATTGCCATCGAACTTGCCAAGGAAGGCGTGAATGTACTCATCAACGGCCGAAGCGCTGAAGAGGCGGAACGAACTGTAAAGGAAATCAAATCCGCTTTTCCGGCCACCTCTCCGCAAAATGCTGCAGCCGACATTGTCGATATCGGACAAAGAGAAGCTTTATTTGAAAAATATCCCAATGTTGATATTTTAGTTAACAATATGGGGATCTATGAAATAATGCAATATGAGGACGTGGATGATGAAGTATGGGAAACATACATCCGCACCAATGTTCTTGCTGCAAATGGTTTATCTAAATTTTATTTACCTAAAATGCTGAACAATAATGATGGCCGGATTATCTTTATTGCGAGCGAAGAAGCCATTATGCCTTCAGGACAAATGCCTCAGTACTGTATGACAAAATCAATGCTGTTATCATTGTCAAAAAGTCTATCGAAATTAACAAAAGGAACAGAAGTGACTGTCAATACGATCATGCCGGGACCAACACTTTCTG is a window encoding:
- a CDS encoding SDR family oxidoreductase, giving the protein MDMGLSNKTALVTGSTKGIGKAIAIELAKEGVNVLINGRSAEEAERTVKEIKSAFPATSPQNAAADIVDIGQREALFEKYPNVDILVNNMGIYEIMQYEDVDDEVWETYIRTNVLAANGLSKFYLPKMLNNNDGRIIFIASEEAIMPSGQMPQYCMTKSMLLSLSKSLSKLTKGTEVTVNTIMPGPTLSENVQQIIEGMYLDEEMTFSEKEKDFMAANLPQSEIQRFIKPIEIGRLTTFVCSPYASAFKGSPIRMDGGMVPTIF